A stretch of the Aspergillus puulaauensis MK2 DNA, chromosome 6, nearly complete sequence genome encodes the following:
- a CDS encoding intradiol ring-cleavage dioxygenase (COG:Q;~EggNog:ENOG410PIXU;~InterPro:IPR000627,IPR015889;~PFAM:PF00775;~SECRETED:SignalP(1-20);~go_function: GO:0003824 - catalytic activity [Evidence IEA];~go_function: GO:0005506 - iron ion binding [Evidence IEA];~go_function: GO:0008199 - ferric iron binding [Evidence IEA];~go_function: GO:0016702 - oxidoreductase activity, acting on single donors with incorporation of molecular oxygen, incorporation of two atoms of oxygen [Evidence IEA];~go_process: GO:0006725 - cellular aromatic compound metabolic process [Evidence IEA];~go_process: GO:0055114 - oxidation-reduction process [Evidence IEA]), protein MHLLQICKLAVIATAGFALAHPGAHESNSFNYLGKRNFLRSARSTLDQCADKLEARGVKTRAEARRAALIEKYRKRTVAIEPRDTDKVLNTSHHSDLHVTPNTPAKDLFDADPVCILAPEGEIGPFWVKGELIRYDISDGEDGVPIYLDGQFIDINTCEPIKDLYWDVWNCNSTGVYSGVQSGMNGDSDDDSNLDKTFLRGIQKTDADGVAGFKTVFPGHYGGRTTHIHVVAHLNATVLPNNTLTGGYVPHIGQLFFDQDLIDEIEATSPYNTNTVDITANADDHVVIVETEDSDSDPFFQYALLGDSVEDGLFAWVTLGVDVSANHDSSVSYAATLTSSGGVVSENAGGGGGPIPSGSGPPYL, encoded by the coding sequence AtgcatcttcttcaaatctGCAAGTTGGCAGTCATTGCCACAGCCGGATTTGCTCTTGCCCATCCTGGCGCTCATGAGTCCAACTCTTTCAACTACCTGGGCAAGCGTAACTTCCTGCGCAGTGCCCGAAGCACCCTGGATCAGTGTGCGGACAAGCTCGAGGCACGTGGAGTCAAGACCCGTGCTGAAGCCCGCCGCGCAGCCCTGATCGAGAAGTACAGGAAACGAACCGTCGCCATTGAGCCCCGTGACACCGACAAGGTCCTGAATACTTCACACCACTCTGACCTTCACGTTACCCCAAACACCCCCGCGAAGGATCTTTTCGACGCCGACCCagtctgcatcctcgccccGGAGGGCGAAATCGGACCCTTCTGGGTAAAAGGCGAGCTTATCCGCTATGACATTagcgatggggaggatggtgttCCCATCTATCTTGATGGGCAATTCATTGATATAAATACCTGCGAGCCGATCAAGGACCTCTACTGGGATGTGTGGAACTGCAACTCGACTGGTGTCTATTCCGGCGTGCAAAGCGGCATGAACGGCGATAGTGACGATGACTCCAATCTTGACAAGACATTCCTCCGTGGCATCCAGAAGACCGATGCGGATGGGGTTGCAGGTTTTAAGACCGTTTTCCCCGGCCACTATGGTGGCCGTACGACACATATTCATGTTGTCGCTCATCTTAACGCGACTGTTCTACCCAACAACACGCTCACTGGCGGTTACGTCCCCCATATTGGGCAACTGTTCTTTGATCAGGATTTGATAGATGAAATCGAGGCGACCTCCCCTTACAACACAAACACTGTGGACATAACGGCGAATGCAGACGACCACGTTGTCATAGTCGAGACTGAAGACAGCGACTCTGATCCATTCTTCCAATACGCACTGCTCGGCGACTCCGTTGAAGATGGCCTTTTTGCTTGGGTCACCTTAGGAGTCGATGTATCTGCCAATCACGATTCGTCCGTTTCCTACGCCGCTACCTTAACCTCGTCCGGAGGTGTCGTGAGTGAGAATGCCGGAGGGGGTGGTGGTCCGATACCGTCTGGTTCTGGCCCTCCATATTTGTGA
- the LCB2_2 gene encoding putative serine palmitoyltransferase 1 (BUSCO:EOG09260Z3X;~COG:O;~EggNog:ENOG410PG3U;~InterPro:IPR004839,IPR015424,IPR015421,IPR015422;~PFAM:PF00155;~TransMembrane:1 (i103-122o);~go_function: GO:0003824 - catalytic activity [Evidence IEA];~go_function: GO:0030170 - pyridoxal phosphate binding [Evidence IEA];~go_process: GO:0009058 - biosynthetic process [Evidence IEA]): MAPWRRKERPRFDKDPQICTQTDGASYPTKTQTSAIVSFRAVTRCFNDTTGTAGVTLDQPSESVERLSRQHAEFGPLGDQSHLYTSVVSGSEISNPVVDDPPYFIILTTYISFLVLIFLGHFQDFFARWFQPRAYQHLKPQNGYASLYDGFESFYTRLMKQRINDCFVRPISGVPGRYIVLLDRATKDNVQFQLIGTSTNTLNLSSYNYLGFAQSEGPCADTVEETIRRDGIGMAGPYPGSTKLLVEVEAQIARLVGKEAAIVFSVGFATNSTMFSALVEIGCLILSDELNHASIRFGARLSGAAVEVFSHNNMSSLEEKLRQAISQGQPRTHRPWRKIMVAVEGLFSMEGTMCNLPRILELKKKYKFYLFIDEAHSIGAIGSQGRGVCDYFKVDPAEVNILMGTFTKSFGANGGYVAADKKIIDKLRCTNAGQVYGEAPALPILTQISSTLRLIADEDPLHAGEGLERIQRLTFNSRYLRLGLKRLGFIVYGHDDSPIVPLMLYHPAKMAAFSREMLQRKISVVVVTYPATPLELSRARLCVSAAHTKDDLDSVLDACDEVGEALQLKFSSGKAGGLKKPKLDGAILTGKNATEPPRWTLTEVIDRGVRDAKLTFY, translated from the coding sequence ATGGCCCCATGGAGACGCAAAGAAAGACCGCGCTTCGATAAAGATCCCCAAATCTGCACTCAGACTGATGGTGCGTCATACCCGACTAAAACTCAGACATCGGCCATTGTATCTTTTCGGGCTGTGACAAGATGCTTCAATGACACAACCGGGACTGCCGGAGTTACTCTCGATCAACCCTCAGAATCAGTCGAAAGGTTGTCAAGACAACACGCAGAATTCGGGCCATTGGGTGACCAGTCACACCTCTATACCAGTGTGGTTTCGGGGAGTGAGATATCAAACCCGGTGGTCGACGACCCTCCCTACTTCATTATCTTGACAACCTATATCAGTTTTCTTGTCCTGATATTccttggccatttccaggACTTTTTTGCCAGATGGTTCCAACCGCGTGCTTACCAACATCTGAAACCCCAAAATGGTTATGCTTCGTTATATGACGGTTTCGAGAGTTTCTATACCCGACTTATGAAGCAGAGAATCAACGATTGCTTTGTACGACCTATATCCGGTGTTCCCGGCAGGTATATTGTTCTGCTCGATCGGGCAACAAAGGATAACGTTCAGTTTCAGTTGATCGGTACATCGACCAATACGCTAAATTTAAGCTCGTACAACTATCTTGGTTTTGCGCAGTCAGAAGGCCCCTGTGCCGATACAGTGGAAGAGACTATTCGCCGAGATGGAATCGGCATGGCAGGGCCATATCCAGGCTCCACGAAACTGCTAGTCGAAGTAGAAGCCCAGATTGCGCGGCTAGTCGGGAAAGAGGCAGCAATTGTGTTCTCAGTTGGCTTTGCAACAAACTCTACAATGTTTTCAGCTCTTGTAGAAATTGGGTGTTTGATCTTATCGGACGAACTTAACCATGCCTCCATTCGATTCGGTGCAAGGCTTTCAGGAGCAGCTGTCGAGGTCTTTTCACACAACAATATGAGTAGTCTCGAAGAGAAGCTGAGGCAAGCCATTTCTCAAGGCCAGCCGCGAACTCATCGGCCGTGGAGAAAAATCATGGTGGCAGTAGAAGGGTTATTCTCAATGGAGGGAACAATGTGCAACCTTCCTCGAATtctggagttgaagaagaaatacaaGTTTTATCTCTTCATTGACGAGGCACACTCGATCGGTGCAATCGGCAGTCAAGGGCGCGGAGTGTGTGACTACTTCAAAGTTGATCCTGCTGAGGTTAATATCTTAATGGGAACATTCACCAAATCATTTGGAGCCAATGGTGGTTACGTCGCTGCAGACAAGAAAATCATTGATAAGTTACGCTGCACCAATGCTGGCCAAGTATACGGCGAAGCACCAGCACTCCCAATTCTCACGCAGATTTCTTCTACACTTCGGCTGATCGCAGACGAAGATCCTCTCCACGCGGGCGAGGGTTTAGAGCGAATACAACGCTTGACATTCAACTCGCGGTACCTTAGGTTAGGCTTGAAAAGACTCGGATTCATCGTATACGGCCACGACGACTCGCCAATCGTGCCGCTAATGCTGTACCATCCCGCCAAGATGGCGGCATTTTCTAGAGAGATGCTGCAGCGCAAGATCTCGGTGGTCGTTGTGACATATCCCGCTACCCCACTGGAGCTTTCCCGCGCACGACTGTGTGTGTCTGCGGCACACACCAAGGACGACCTTGACAGTGTTCTGGACGCATGTGATGAGGTTGGAGAAGCACTGCAGCTTAAATTCTCTTCCGGGAAAGCCGGCGGGCTGAAAAAGCCCAAGCTGGATGGCGCAATATTGACAGGAAAGAATGCCACTGAGCCCCCACGCTGGACATTGACGGAAGTTATTGATAGGGGAGTCCGGGATGCGAAGCTCACTTTCTACTGA
- the RPL16B gene encoding 60S ribosomal protein uL13 (COG:J;~EggNog:ENOG410PHKH;~InterPro:IPR005755,IPR005822,IPR023563,IPR036899;~PFAM:PF00572;~go_component: GO:0005840 - ribosome [Evidence IEA];~go_component: GO:0015934 - large ribosomal subunit [Evidence IEA];~go_function: GO:0003735 - structural constituent of ribosome [Evidence IEA];~go_process: GO:0006412 - translation [Evidence IEA]) — protein sequence MSSTDPVVVIDGKGHLLGRLASTVAKQLLNGQKIVVVRCEALNISGEFFRAKLKYHAYLRKITRFNPTRGGPFHFRAPSRIFYKAVRGMIPHKTARGAAAIERLKVFEGVPPPYDKKKRVVVPQALRVLRLRPGRKYCTVGRLSHEVGWKYQDVVARLEERRKVKSSAYYERKKAARRQLAHAQKSASVSENTKNQLAEYGF from the exons ATGTCCTCTACCGATCCAGTG GTCGTCATCGACGGCAAGGGACACCTCCTTGGTCGCCTGGCCAGCACTGTTGCAAAGCAGCTGCTTAACGGCCAGAAGATCGTCGTCGTGAGATGTGAAGCCCTCAACATCTCTGGCGAGTTCTTCCGTGCGAAGC TCAAGTACCACGCCTACCTCCGCAAGATCACCCGTTTCAACCCTACTCGTGGTGGTCCCTTCCACTTCCGCGCTCCTTCCCGCATCTTCTACAAGGCTGTCCGCGGCATGATTCCCCACAAGACTGCCCGCGGTGCTGCTGCTATCGAGCGCCTGAAGGTCTTTGAGGGTGTCCCTCCCCCTTacgacaagaagaagcgcgTCGTTGTCCCCCAGGCTCTGCGCgttctccgtctccgcccCGGCCGCAAGTACTGCACCGTCGGCAGACTCAGCCACGAGGTTGGCTGGAAGTACCAGGACGTTGTTGCCAG ACTTGAGGAGCGACGGAAGGTTAAGAGCAGTGCATACTACGAACGCAAGAAGGCTGCCCGCCGCCAACTTGCTCACGCACAGAAGTCGGCGAGCGTTAGCGAAAACACCAAGAACCAGCTCGCCGAGTACGGATTCTAG
- a CDS encoding putative AMP-binding domain protein (COG:I;~EggNog:ENOG410PIY6;~InterPro:IPR042099,IPR000873,IPR025110;~PFAM:PF00501,PF13193): MSGVKTRLSSLLGHFQQPLDANSTAAPASVNRPGHNVNFHTLSPTFFLPRAAAIEPEAEAIYHITANNQVLRRTYLETADRARGLAYYFKKHGYKKVGILCPNTPAFLESIFGIAAAGAVNVAVNYRLKEDDIAYIFTHSDAEVIIADQEYLPLLHSFRSSKPNIPIIVDTDTDATEGQLAGPFDEAVLEGLNYDRDTGANGWSALESQAASEDDIVALAYTSGTTARPKGVEYTHRGCYLAAMGNIIESGLNYQGRRCGYLWILPMFHAMGWTFPWAVTAVRGTHYCLRKIDYPQIWRLLKEENITHFNAAPTVNTILCNSPEAEKLSEPVHVTVAASPPTPHLFEQMTGLNLHPVHVYGMTETYGPITKGYHMPSWETLPRKEKFGRMARQGHGFLTSLPVRVIKTEVAEGTVIDVQRDGKEIGEIVFIGNICARGYYKDAEATRKLFAGGVLHSGDLAVWHPDGAIQILDRAKDIIISGGENISSVALESMLVTHPDILEAGVVAVPDSHWGERPKAFVTAKEGRQLQGKDVVDWAKNTSGISKFMVPREVEVVPELPKTSTGKLRKNVLRDWAKGGSRS, encoded by the exons ATGTCCGGCGTAAAAACCCGCCTCTCTAGCCTCCTCGGCCACTTCCAACAACCGCTTGACGCCAACAGCACAGCTGCGCCGGCCTCGGTAAACCGTCCAGGACATAATGTTAATTTCCACACGCTATCGCCGACGTTTTTCCTGCCGAGAGCTGCGGCCATAGAGCCAGAA GCCGAGGCAATCTACCACATCACCGCCAATAACCAAGTGCTGCGCAGAACGTACCTAGAGACGGCGGATCGAGCTAGGGGACTTGCATACTACTTTAAGAAGCATGGGTATAAGAAGGTTGGGATTCTGTGTCCCAATACACCTGCGTTTCTGGAGTCGATTTTCGGGATTGCCGCTGCGGGGGCTGTCAATGTTG CTGTGAATTATCGACTCAAGGAGGACGATATCGCTTATATATTTACGCACTCTGACGCCGAAGTTATTATCGCCGACCAAGAGTATTTGCCGCTGTTACATTCGTTTAGATCGTCGAAGCCGAATATTCCGATTATTGTGGACACGGATACAGATGCGACTGAGGGACAACTAGCTGGGCCGTTTGACGAAGCTGTTCTCGAAGGATTGAACTATGATCGCGACACAGGCGCAAATGGTTGGAGTGCTCTTGAGAGCCAGGCGGCGTCTGAGGATGATATAGTTGCGCTAGCATACACTAGTGGAACAACAGCACGACCAAAGGGTGTTGAATATACCCATCGTGGTTGTTACCTAGCTGCTATGGGCAATATCATTGAATCCGGGCTTAACTATCAAGGCCGGCGCTGCGGATATCTGTGGATCCTGCCGATGTTCCATGCTATGG GTTGGACGTTCCCATGGGCTGTTACGGCGGTCCGCGGGACTCACTACTGTTTACGGAAGATTGACTACCCCCAGATCTGGAGGCTACTGAAGGAAGAGAATATCACCCATTTCAACGCGGCTCCGACGGTGAATACGATACTCTGTAACTCTCCCGAGGCTGAGAAACTATCAGAGCCAGTGCATGTCACTGTTGCAGCGAGCCCTCCGACACCGCATTTGTTTGAACAAATGACTGGCTTGAATCTGCACCCCGTTCACGTCTACGGTATGACGGAGACATACGGCCCTATAACTAAAGGATACCATATGCCATCCTGGGAGACTCTCCCGCGCAAAGAGAAGTTCGGGCGAATGGCACGGCAAGGACATGGCTTCCTGACCAGTCTCCCGGTGCGCGTGATCAAGACAGAAGTGGCGGAGGGTACCGTCATCGATGTACAACgggatggaaaggaaatcGGCGAGATTGTTTTTATCGGTAATATCTGCGCCAGGGGTTACTATAAGGACGCCGAAGCTACGCGGAAACTATTCGCTGGCGGTGTCCTCCATTCAGGAGATTTGGCTGTCTGGCATCCCGATGGGGCAATTCAGATCCTTGATAGGGCTAAGGACATTATTATTAGCG GAGGCGAGAACATCTCGTCTGTTGCGCTCGAGTCGATGTTGGTCACCCATCCTGATATTCTAGAGGCTGGTGTTGTGGCTGTCCCCGATAGCCACTGGGGGGAGCGACCAAAGGCCTTTGTCACTGCCAAAGAAGGAAGGCAACTGCAGGGtaaggatgttgttgattggGCTAAGAACACTAGCGGAATCAGCAAGTTCATGGTCCCACGAGAAGTAGAGGTTGTCCCGGAGCTTCCAAAGACCAGCACAGGGAAGCTGAGGAAGAATGTCCTCCGCGACTGGGCGAAGGGAGGAAGTCGGTCATGA
- the GRR1 gene encoding putative ubiquitin ligase complex F-box protein GRR1 (BUSCO:EOG09260GOF;~COG:S;~EggNog:ENOG410QEH4;~InterPro:IPR001810,IPR032675,IPR036047,IPR006553;~PFAM:PF12937;~go_function: GO:0005515 - protein binding [Evidence IEA]) — translation MAHSRQPTRFSSEAPSESSDSTSPERAADDDTDFFTIQPNDSQSSIGGGNSRDSHIQNDPAIRLPLIVYFPPEILISIFSKLNSPKDLMSCLLVCRMWAVNCVGLLWHRPSCSNWDNLKKITASVGKEDSFFLYSGLIKRLNLSALTEDVSDGTVVPFSQCNRIERLTLTNCRKLTDNGVSDLINGSRHLQALDVSELRSLTDHTLFKVAENCHRLQGLNITGCTKVTDDSLIAVSQQCRYLKRLKLNGVVHVTDKAILSFAQNCPSVLEIDLQECKQVTNKSVTTLMTTLQNLRELRLAHCTEIDDMAFLELPKNISMGSLRILDLTACESIRDDAVERIVTAAPRLRNLVLAKCRFITDRAVWAICKLGKNLHYVHLGHCSNITDPAVIQLVKSCNRIRYIDLACCSRLTDRSVQQLATLPKLRRIGLVKCQLITDASILALARPTPDHSISFSSLERVHLSYCINLTMIGIHALLNSCPRLTHLSLTGVASFLREELTRFCRDAPAEFTRQQREVFCVFSGDGVNYLRDHLNREAAPQRDMNEATMYDDDEELEEEEGQVTGLMHATAIHDDDYIDITPPHT, via the exons ATGGCTCACTCCCGACAGCCCACGCGATTCTCGAGCGAAGCCCCCTCCGAATCCTCAGACTCAACGTCTCCAGAACgtgccgccgatgatgataCCGATTTCTTCACAATCCAGCCGAATGACTCGCAGTCATCGATCGGAGGCGGAAACTCGCGCGATTCACATATTCAAAACGACCCAGCTATTAGATTACCGCTGATCGTATACTTCCCGCCGGAGATTCTGATATCTATCTTCTCGAAGCTGAATTCCCCAAAAGATCTGATGAGTTGCCTGTTGGTGTGTCGTATGTGGGCTGTAAACTGTGTCGGACTTCTTTGGCATCGGCCGTCGTGCAGTAACTGGGACAACCTCAAGAAGATCACGGCTTCCGTGGGGAAGGAagacagcttcttcctgTATTCAGGCCTCATCAAGCGATTAAACCTCTCCGCCCTCACGGAAGATGTTTCCGATGGGACTGTCGTCCCGTTTTCCCAGTGCAATCGGATCGAGCGTTTAACGTTGACAAATTGCCGCAAACTTACTGACAATGGGGTATCGGATTTGATTAACGGTAGCCGGCACTTGCAGGCTTTGGATGTTTCGGAGCTGCGGTCTCTTACAGACCACACTCTTTTCAAAGTGGCAGAAAACTGTCACCGGCTACAGGGCCTCAATATCACTGGGTGCACAAAGGTCACAGACGATTCGCTGATTGCTGTTTCGCAGCAGTGCCGATATCTCAAAAGa CTGAAATTGAATGGAGTCGTTCATGTCACCGATAAGGCGATCCTATCTTTTGCTCAAAATTGCCCTTCTGTCCTCGAGATCGACCTTCAAGAATGCAAGCAAGTAACAAACAAATCGGTGACGACCCTTATGACTACGCTACAAAACTTGCGCGAACTGCGACTCGCTCACTGCACGGAGATAGACGATATGGCTTTTCTGGAACTCCCCAAGAATATCTCAATGGGTAGTCTCCGTATACTTGATCTGACGGCATGTGAGAGTATAAGAGATGACGCTGTTGAACGTATCGTCACTGCTGCCCCGCGTTTACGAAACCTTGTGCTCGCGAAGTGCCGATTCATCACTGATCGTGCCGTTTGGGCCATCTGTAAACTGGGGAAGAACCTACACTATGTTCACCTGGGCCACTGCTCCAACATTACCGACCCTGCAGTGATACAGCTGGTCAAGTCTTGCAACCGCATCCGATATATCGACCTTGCGTGCTGCAGTCGCCTGACGGACAGGAGTGTTCAGCAACTAGCAACTTTACCAAAGCTAAGGCGGATTGGTCTAGTCAAATGTCAGTTGATTACAGACGCAAGTATACTAGCGCTTGCTCGACCAACTCCAGATCACTCCATCTCGTTCAGTAGCTTGGAGCGAGTACACCTGAGTTACTGCATCAACCTCACAATGATT GGAATCCATGCGCTGCTCAACAGCTGTCCTCGCCTGACACATCTCAGTCTCACCGGAGTCGCATCCTTTTTACGGGAAGAATTGACAAGGTTTTGCCGCGATGCCCCCGCCGAGTTCACTCGCCAGCAGCGCGAGGTCTTTTGCGTTTTCAGCGGCGATGGTGTCAACTATCTTCGTGACCACCTGAATCGAGAAGCTGCACCCCAGCGGGACATGAATGAGGCCACCATgtacgatgacgatgaagaattggaagaggaagagggccaAGTGACGGGCCTCATGCATGCCACCGCGATTCACGATGACGACTACATTGACATCACGCCTCCTCATACTTGA